GCAACATCAGGATGCTTAAGGATTCATTTTGAAAATCAGTTTAAGTTTACAACAAGACTTTCAATCACCTGAGTTAGAGCTCAAACGAGCTCAACTCAAAAAAATTATTGAGACAACTTTACGTCATGTTGGTTACAAAGAAGATTGTGAAATTGGTGTTGCATGTGTTGATTTGGAAGAAAGCCATCAACTTAACTTGCAATATCGCGAGAAAGATAAACCCACTAATGTTCTCTCATTTCCAAGCGATATTCCTGAAGAAGTCCTACCTATGCTTGATGCACTACCGTTGGGTGATTTAGTAATTTGTATCCCTGTGGTATTACAAGAAGCTTTGGAACAGAAGAAAACTGCACAAAATCATTTTGCCCACCTTTTAGTACATGGAGTACTACATTTACTCGGTTATGACCATGAAACGAGTGAC
This window of the Acinetobacter sp. XH1741 genome carries:
- the ybeY gene encoding rRNA maturation RNase YbeY encodes the protein MKISLSLQQDFQSPELELKRAQLKKIIETTLRHVGYKEDCEIGVACVDLEESHQLNLQYREKDKPTNVLSFPSDIPEEVLPMLDALPLGDLVICIPVVLQEALEQKKTAQNHFAHLLVHGVLHLLGYDHETSDEDAEEMEGLEVEILAKLNIANPYQE